Proteins encoded together in one Oreochromis aureus strain Israel breed Guangdong linkage group 23, ZZ_aureus, whole genome shotgun sequence window:
- the pjvk gene encoding pejvakin — MFAAATKNFVKQVGDTGRLIPVPSLSEADRYQPLSLVTRKRKRHFWKKDKYASTPFSLKDILVGEKEITAGVSSYQLLNYEDKSDVALNGRLGNHIINDVGFNISGSDSVAVKASFGIVTKHELEVPTLLRELNSRKVDLDHCLIRQSKESGRSVLCVVVESIRTTRQCSLTVHAGMRGTTMRFQIDDGRNPKGRDKAIVIPAHTTIAFSICELFVRLDGRLDICVTPESQGGFEREQIREQLGGFIGRFSMGRLRRFLSGIIYGNPFRADDRTFEELTHSDTYMDDMVTDYYEKAASMTDISTAYLRESSHTRVNLLKHNIPKGPCALCGMGNQRRETVYGCLECSTGGQKYVRLHVVPCFDLWHKTLR, encoded by the exons ATGTTTGCTGCAGCAACCAAAAACTTTGTGAAGCAGGTGGGAGACACAGGGAGGTTGATCCCTGTCCCGAGCCTGAGTGAGGCTGACCGCTACCAGCCCCTCAGCCTGGTtaccagaaagaggaagaggcaTTTTTGGAAGAAGGACAAGTACGCCTCAACACCCTTCTCACTGAAAGACATCCTGGTGGGCGAGAaagagatcacagcag ggGTGTCCTCTTACCAACTCCTCAACTACGAAGATAAATCTGATGTAGCTCTCAATGGTCGGTTAGGGAACCACATCATCAATGATGTGGGGTTCAACATCAGCGGGTCAGACTCAGTGGCTGTAAAAGCCTCCTTTGGCATTGTGACCAAACACGAGCTGGAGGTGCCGACGTTATTGCGTGAACTCAACTCCAG GAAAGTGGACCTGGATCACTGCCTGATTCGTCAGTCAAAGGAGAGCGGACGCAGTGTCCTCTGTGTTGTTGTGGAGAGTATTCGCACCACCCGTCAATGCTCTCTGACCGTGCATGCTGGCATGAGAGGGACCACCATGAGG TTTCAGATTGACGATGGCAGAAACCCCAAAGGTCGAGACAAGGCCATTGTCATCCCAGCTCACACCACCATCGCCTTCAGCATCTGTGAGCTCTTTGTTCGACTGGATGGACGACTTG ATATTTGTGTGACTCCGGAGTCACAGGGAGGCTTTGAGCGTGAGCAAATCCGGGAGCAGCTCGGTGGTTTCATTGGTCGCTTCTCCATGGGGCGACTACGCCGCTTCCTCTCTGGGATCATCTACGGAAACCCCTTTAGAGCAG ATGACCGAACATTCGAAGAGCTCACCCACTCTGACACCTACATGGACGACATGGTGACCGACTACTACGAGAAGGCCGCCAGCATGACGGACATTTCCACCGCTTACTTGAGGGAAAgctcacatacaagggtcaacCTCCTCAAACACAACATCCCCAAGGGCCCCTGTGCGCTCTGCGGGATGGGCAACCAACGGCGGGAAACCGTGTACGGCTGCCTGGAGTGCTCGACCGGGGGCCAGAAATACGTCCGGCTGCATGTGGTACCCTGTTTTGATCTCTGGCATAAAACCTTGAGGtga